The following coding sequences are from one Lolium rigidum isolate FL_2022 chromosome 6, APGP_CSIRO_Lrig_0.1, whole genome shotgun sequence window:
- the LOC124660670 gene encoding uncharacterized protein LOC124660670, with translation DLHQATYRFSQSTLHLRLHSSFISQITSFLDAATTSSLLAAATSSLPLPFLPWAPFLCPRTHRHTTSSISLYAQLLTHTVAAHPPVSLHHCGPVPTGCCARVRCRRPPLHLHNPSASLHQQFLNRENPPNRRTTKRHQISTNQLSSSAQQNAAPPAVLSSGRPDLSLLQRSSKSNSPLFFLSASLQPATSLSCRSCTCVAGRRFTGSLPPSPPALIPCCSHTPGTLEGIGFFSKHLLHSFTYRDIQVRSLIEDIRDVGFHKVETGLKTISGGTHAVKLKNLSAMEVNIVRLFMVRTLQAFYKHDSPKMIQQKDNAGSKALSFV, from the exons GATTTGCACCAAGCAACATATCGTTTCTCTCAATCTACTCTTCACCTAAGACTCCACAGCAGCTTTATCTCCCAAATTACCTCCTTCCTTGATGCTGccaccacttcttctcttcttgCTGCAGCCACAAGCAGCCTTCCTCTTCCCTTTCTCCCTTGGGCACCTTTCCTCTGCCCACGCACACACAGGCACACAACAAGCAGTATTTCTCTGTACGCACAGCTGCTTACGCACACAGTTGCAGCTCACCCACCTGTTTCCCTTCACCACTGCGGCCCAGTGCCCACAGGTTGCTGTGCTCGCGTCCGCTGCCGGCGGCCGCCTCTGCACCTTcacaaccctagcgcctctcttcaCCAGCAGTTCCTGAATCGGGAAAATCCCCCAAATCGGCGCACGACCAAGCGCCACCAAATCAGCACCAACCAGCTTTCCTCTTCTGCACAGCAAAACGCTGCACCACCTGCAGTTCTGAGCTCCGGCCGGCCGGACTTGTCCCTGCTGCAGCGCTCCAGCAAGAGCAACTCTCCTCTGTTTTTCCTCTCCGCCTCACTGCAGCCAGCAACAAGCCTCAGCTGCAGATCATGCACTTGCGTCGCTGGCCGCCGATTCACCGGCAGCCTCCCACCGTCtcctcctgctctgataccatgttgtagTCACACTCCAGGAACACTCGAGGGGATTGGATTTTTCTCGAAGCACCTCCTTCATTCCTTCACATACAGAGATATACAA GTTAGATCTTTGATTGAAGATATCAGAGATGTCGGGTTCCATAAGGTTGAGACTGGATTAAAGACAATATCTGGCGGTACTCATGCTGTGAAG CTCAAAAATCTCTCTGCAATGGAGGTGAATATTGTGCGTCTTTTCATGGTGAGAACTCTGCAGGCGTTCTACAAGCATGACAGCCCAAAGATGATCCAGCAGAAAGATAATGCAGGGAGCAAAGCTCTCTCTTTTGTATAG